In Acidimicrobiales bacterium, the following proteins share a genomic window:
- a CDS encoding WhiB family transcriptional regulator, translating into MLAEWIAGLEAEEGPAVDWALARCRAGAGALVELFFSEQLDDIARAKGICAGCPVREPCLAGALARREPWGVWGGQLFLNGKILPFKRKRGRPPKNASAQLTA; encoded by the coding sequence ATGCTCGCCGAGTGGATCGCAGGACTGGAGGCTGAGGAGGGGCCCGCCGTCGACTGGGCGCTGGCCCGGTGCCGTGCCGGCGCCGGGGCCTTGGTGGAGCTGTTCTTCTCCGAGCAGCTGGACGACATCGCGCGCGCCAAGGGCATCTGCGCCGGGTGCCCGGTGCGCGAGCCGTGCCTGGCAGGCGCCCTCGCCCGCCGGGAGCCGTGGGGCGTGTGGGGCGGTCAGCTGTTCCTGAACGGCAAGATCCTGCCGTTCAAGCGCAAGCGGGGACGGCCGCCGAAGAACGCTTCGGCTCAGCTCACGGCCTGA
- a CDS encoding inositol monophosphatase, whose translation MDDDTLLAVLHDAASAVRAVLGTLDDWGPAGTRPGQYLSDLAADAAAVEVLEKAGLGALSEESGLHHPDRPLLAVLDPVDGSTNASRRIPWYATSICVLDADGARAAVVVNQASGVRYEAVRGGGARCDGRTLGAPACTSLATALVALSGLPPRHLGWRQFRALGAAALDLCAVADGVVDAYVDCNDSVHGPWDYLGGMLVCREAGAVVTDLEGRPLEARGHTDRRTPVAAATPELHAELTEVRSSFGL comes from the coding sequence ATGGACGACGACACCCTGCTGGCGGTGCTCCACGATGCGGCGAGCGCCGTGCGCGCCGTGCTCGGCACGCTCGACGACTGGGGGCCGGCGGGTACCCGGCCCGGCCAGTACCTGAGCGACCTGGCGGCCGACGCGGCGGCCGTCGAGGTGCTCGAGAAGGCGGGGCTCGGGGCGCTCAGCGAGGAGAGCGGCCTCCACCACCCGGACCGCCCGCTGCTGGCGGTGCTCGACCCCGTCGACGGGTCCACCAACGCGTCGCGGCGGATCCCCTGGTACGCCACCAGCATCTGCGTCCTCGACGCCGACGGGGCGCGTGCGGCGGTGGTCGTCAACCAGGCCAGCGGCGTTCGCTACGAAGCCGTCCGGGGCGGCGGGGCGCGGTGCGACGGGCGCACGCTGGGCGCTCCCGCCTGCACCTCGCTCGCCACCGCCCTCGTTGCCCTGTCCGGCCTGCCGCCCCGCCACCTCGGGTGGCGCCAGTTCCGGGCCCTGGGCGCCGCCGCGCTCGACCTGTGCGCCGTCGCCGACGGCGTCGTCGACGCCTACGTCGACTGCAACGACAGCGTGCACGGGCCGTGGGACTACCTGGGCGGGATGCTCGTCTGCCGCGAGGCCGGAGCCGTCGTCACCGACCTCGAGGGCCGGCCGCTGGAGGCCCGTGGCCACACCGACCGGCGCACCCCGGTGGCCGCCGCCACGCCCGAGCTCCATGCGGAGCTGACGGAAGTTCGGTCCTCGTTCGGTCTGTGA